In the Rhododendron vialii isolate Sample 1 chromosome 2a, ASM3025357v1 genome, TGAAGAAGGCGGAGGAGCTTAGCATCCTGTGCGCAGTCAATGCTTGCGCAATCATTTTCTGCCCTTATGATCTTGAGCCAGACGTTTGGCCGTCACAATTGGAAGTTCAACTCATCATCACGAAGCTCAGGAACATGTCCCCGTTAGGGCAAAACAGAAGAATGATAGATCAAAAAGATTTCATAAGCCAACAACTCACAAGGGTAAATGAGCAAGTGGCTAAACAACATAGGGAAGTTCGGCACAAGAAGATGACCAATATCATGTTTGAGTGCTTGAATGGCAAAGGGTTCGAGTATTTGAACATGTCTGATCTGAACGATTTAAATTCTCTGTTGAGCCAAAACATAAGGGCTATTGAAAGGAGAATCTAATTTCTTGAATAAAAGCATAATGGGGGTGACTAAAATGGGAAGCGGCGGCAGTGAGGCGCGAGTGCTGAGAGTCTTAGTTTCATTTATTTCAATTTTAGTATCACACATGTTTAATGTTGTTGGCTCTTGACTTTTGTCGTTTATTACTTCGTTAAGTACAATTTGTTAAGTTGTTATTGTTAGAGATGGATTGTCGTTTTTCAATCACCACATTAATGCTATAATAATGAGTTTTATGTTTTTCTTCCTTACTGCCATTTCACATGAATGACATTCGAATGTTTAGCTCACGACACAAACTGTTTTCTAGTTTTTGacagtttttttatttcttatgacAAACGTAGATGCATCAATTGTGTAGCTACCTCTAGTTAgatgattttcatttttatgtGATCTACAAAAATAAGCGGCTCGAGTTAATGAAACAAGGACGTTGATATGCCCCATTTTGGAATGTAGAAGGATCATAATTAGAGAAAAGTATTGAAAGGAGAGAATCCTTGgtgcaaaaataaatagaactAGAGAGAGTAAAACATGACAATAAAGACCACACAAAACACAATATACAACACATGGACATCCTTTTAACTATCACTCATAAAAAAGATTAACTCACCCTGGACATCCTAATAATAACTATCAGTCAtctgtatttaaaaaaaaaaactgaagaaGCTTCTCGTTCATAATTTTCTCCCAATTCCTCCTACATGAAAAGGAGAGACGAGGCTCTCGACATAGATGCTTCCATAGCTAACTTTAGCACTCGGAATGCCGCAAATCGCAATGTCCcgctttttgaatttttgtggattGTACACAACCAAGTGCTTCTCTCCATAGACGTGAAACAACAAAAATTCGTCTTCCGCCAACATACTCACCCCATTCAATACGAACAATTCAGAACACATCGTGAATTCAGTCCAAGACTCTCTTACCCCGTACTCCTTCATCATGCAAACCTTATTTCCCTTCGCACTAACCAAACAAAGAGAACCTCCAAGAACCAACAGATCATAATAGTCATAATGCCTACTCTCGCATCTAACTAACGAAGTAGGCAGCGGCATTTCCTTGAAAATCTCACCCGATAAATCGACAGCTATTATATTCCTTTCGGAACGATTCCCATTCCAACTAAGGAAATGGAGGCATCCATTCAAGAAAACCCCACTAGAGTTTCTCACAATAGATCGATACTGGAAATCTTCACTTCTCCTCCAAGCATTTGTTTTTAGTGAATACACAGCCACGGTCGTAGTGCCACACTGATTTTCATACGAGGATGAGAGCATCAAAACCTTGTAATCATCTGTCGATGAGTCGTAACCCACACCGTACACAATCGCCACAACATACATATTCGATTTTTGGACAAATAGACATACGGGCAGTTTCTTGCATTCTCTAGTGGATGGATTCAACAAGAATATGGATTTGTCAGTGCGGGAAACTAGAAGCAAACCATCGCAAGAACTCAAAACCTCGACCCACCACTCGGCGTCGTGTTGTTCCACGGTGGGAAACTCAAGTTTCGTGAAGGTCGGATTTACGTCGTTGTAATCCACCGAGTTGAGATTGCCAAAGCGGGAAATGataacgatttttttttcaggataattagagtttttggttttggtttgattgAGGTGGGTTTTGGCGAAACGGGGATCGGAGATGAGGGATTTCCATAAGGAAGAAACACACTTGAAGCGGTAAAGAGATTTGACGGGCAGTCGAGAGAGTATATTGTCTGTGATGAGATCCTGGGGAAGGGTTCCGCCGTTCGACATGGCGACCGCCAATTGGGTTTCAAATCGATGGGAGAGGAGTTTTTTGGGTGGTTGTGGAGGGTGGTGGTAAGTGGCAGAGCTTGGTGGTGGAGATGCTTTTATAAGCATTGTAATAAGTCGTTGATGGGAGATGGTTacgatcaaaacccaaaataaaaaaagactgGAGAGGGTCAACTCGATCAGCTACAGTGAGAGGTGCTGTTGGAAAATTATTTCATGGAGATTACATAGGTAAGCATTTGatttcttcaaatcaattacgTTGCGTCACGTCGTCACGTTTTACTTATTAGAACCAATGTTTTGATGATGTGGggtaatatatataattaatttgaaaaaaattaaagtttataCCGAGGCcggtatatataatttattctctcatTTCATGTTTCGCAAGCAATGCGGTGGCGACCGGaaactaaaattttaaactacCAATAATTTAATTTCAGAATGTCGTGATTAAGTGTACTGACCACGTAAAATGCGTGGTAATCAAAGATTCTCTCGCGTTGACCATGTCTCATGACCATTAATTCATTTAATAATCACATTGgccaaacaaaaaaggaataaagAGAAGTCTACGCTAAAGACAAATACTACGAGTAATTAGTATGCTTggtattaattatattttttgcgAATCTGATCTTGTTAGGCGACTTTGAAATTTTGCTACTCTTATTGTGCTCTAATTGTTATCTCTAATGGTTTGTTTGGTCTGTTGAGGCCCATTTGCCTTTATGGGGTTCCTCTCTGTTGTGTAGGCTTTTGCCTTACAGTTGAATACAATTCTCACATTTGCAAAAAAGAGAGGTGAAAAAACCATTTATTCGTTatatattaaaagaaaaatacatgaagAAGCTTCTCTTTCATTGCCTCCCAATCCCTCCCAAATTATATTAACTACAATCTTAGTTAATTTGGTAGagtaaattttaaatatttaaaagtCAAAGGAAATATAATTTGGAAAGCTAATATACAGCTCTACGAACAACAAACATGGGAATATGCCTAAATCCCTCCTTCTTCCTCTTACGTAATCTGATTCCATACGTATCAAAGTTCTACAAGTCAAAAATAGGAtaaaaagaaaagctcaaacGAAATCTTCATTTAAGAGATCCCATGATTATTGTAATTAGCTAAACCAATCAACTaaacaaattttggtttatgagaACCCATGATTTATGGGATAGTTTCTtcataaaattatatatatatatatagagtccggCTCTTatgaggaccacctcattttaataaaatgcggacctcccttttccgatcgaatttcgatgatccgagccgctcaatgcgttcagaacgtgattttaagggtactcgcgagaaattggcaaaaaaaaaaaatgatcgggaaaggcttcatccgagcaatttttgtttattttttatcgaacggttcaaacaaaaactgctcggatgaagccctttccgataattttttttgccgatttctcgcgggtatccttaaaatcacgttttgaacacattgaacggctcggatcatcgaaattcaatcggaaaatgggagaaatgaggaggtccacattttaactaaaatgcggactccctcatttgagactgactatatgtgtgtgtatatatatatatatatatatatatatatatatatatatatatatatatatatatatatatatataaacgaAAGAGCTAGAACAGAGCTGGTTTTAGTTAACCAAAAAGCATTGACCATTGCAAACTTATAGGTCAGTTTTAATATTATTCAATTGCACAAGTAAGTATCTATTATCGCTATATTATATAATTATGTGGGGTAATAATTATAGTTACTGAGATATAACTCCTAATTTCCTCTTGGGACTACAATTAATCAGACCTTTTGTTTGGTATACATCTTAGAGTGTTGTATatgtttgttctttttattttggaaaatgatattacaactctaaaaattgatggagacactcctaaaaataatgaaaagtggctttgaaattacactgattttcGTTTATATTTTCCTCCGCTCATCCAAACTTCAAATTTGCCATTACGCTGACAAACCAAATAGAGACAATCCCCGAGAATCTCCAACCTATAGTATGCATGCGCGTGATTTGTGGAACCATCCAAACAAGCCAGCCGCGGCACTTCTCTGAAAACCTCATCCGATAAATCGAAAGCAATAATCCTTTTGGAAAAATGTCGTGCATCACAACAAAGGTAATGGAGACATCCATTTAAGAAAACCCCACCAGAGTTTCCCTCAACACACCGAGACTGGAAATCTTCAACTCTCCTCCAAGCATTAGTTTTTAGTGAATAGACAGCCACGATCGCAAAGTCATCAATTACGCCCTCTTCACAACAGTATGAGAGCATCCAAAGTACCTTGTAATCATCAGTCGATAAGTCGTAACCCACACCATACTTATCCAGCAATACACAATTATTTCAATAATCCCTTCGGACAAATGGGCATATGGGCAGTTTCGTGCATTCTCTAGTGGATGGGTTCAACAAGAATATGGATTTATCACTACGGGAAACTAGAAGCAAACCTTCGCAAGAACTCAAAACCTGGACCCACTTCTTGGTGTCGTGTTGTTCCATCGTAGGAAACTCAAGTTTTGTGGAGGTCGGATTTACGTCGTTGGGATCCATCGAGTAGAGATTGCCACAGCCCGAAATGATAATAATTTTCTGTTCAGCATATTTAGAGTTTTTGATCTTGGTTCGATTGTGGTTGGTTTTGGCGAATTGGGAGTCGGAAATTTGGGATTTCCACGAGGGAGATGTACACTTGAAGCGGTGAAGAGATTTGACAGGTAGTCGAGAGACTATGTCTTTGATGATATCTTGGGGAAGGGTTCCGCCGCTGGACATGGCTGCCGCCTTCGGATTTGAGGGTGGTGGTAAGTGCCAGAGCTTGGTGGTTAGAGATCCATTTTATAGGCATTGTGAGTCGTTAATTGGAGATGGTTATGagcaaaacccaaaataaaaaagattagAGAGAGTCAACTCAGCTGAGGTGGGGAAATTATTTCGTGTTCTGCAAGCAATACAGTGATGACGAAAAATTATTTCATGACCACTCAATAAACACAATGGCCTAAAAAAAAGACAGTCGGTATCATTTAGTTTTAGTtatattttcttacttttttgtaaaactttttGAGATTATCATTCATCACTAAAGATAACCGTTTCTTAGTTTTTTCATCATTAGTGagtttttgttcttcttcttcttcttctttttttctgtaaTTTTGATCATATGTTTTTCCCTTTTAGGTTCATTTCATCAagataatttcttttcttttttgttatccaaacaaaacaaagcatcAAGGACTGCCATCTTGAATCATTCATCAAAAGGTTATTAGCATGCGAGGACATtgtcatttcaaatttcttaaaatagaggtccaacaaaaatgaaaaaaaaaaaatctttttaatttACCGTCTTAAAATCAAACAAGTCAAAGTATGTTGGTGACAAGCTAACTCAATCTAAAGAAATCTGTACACTCGAAGACTAGAAGTtgtgaaaagaaaggaaaacgaTAGAAAATATGTCTAACACGGGAGGACAGtgtcatttcaaatttcttaGGAGAGAGGTccataaaatatgaaaaaagcTGCATCTCTTCCTCCGTCTATTTTTAAATGTCCATTAAAATTTTGCatccctttttaaaatcattgtgtTATAGAAGTAATTGAGATGTATcgaacaaaatccatattgtatatttttaacaatatacaTTAAGGGatataaacaaatgaaaatgacaTGCAGAACTGTAGTGAacatttaaaaaggaacggaatGAGTACCATTTTAAACCGAAAAAACAAGACATAGTTTTTCATTTAATTCTTACCGTAGTATCTTATTTGCCAGAAATCGATGGGATATGGTTTGGCTCACCGTAACCTTCAATCATTTCCCAATTTGCATGTGGGGTTGTAAATTGAATCAATCTTCTTAACTTAATTACTATTATGAACCattgaaaatttattataaACGATTGAAAAATCATTCACGTTCATTTTTTATAAGTAGATGGACAAGCAGTTCAATCGGATATTAACCAGATCTAGATCCGGGGGAGGGGggccgcctcctcctcctccctcctccccccgTCGTCGTTCTCCCCTCCCCCCACCTCCCAGCTTTCCCGTCTTCGTTCCTCCCTGCTTCCCCCCCTCTTTTGTTTCTCTTCCTTCCGTTTTTCTGGCCGGTGGTCTGGCTCTCGTGATGGGCTTTCTGTCCTTGCTGTCCGGCGATGCTGGTTCGGACCGGAGCTAGAAGGTGGTGAGTGGTTGTCCGGCAAGCGGCGGGCGTTTGATGTGGCAATAAGGTGAGTtctggggttagggttttgtttttattttcttctgtaCCAGCCATTTGGCCTGGTCTTCTACCGGCCGGTGTCCTCGGTCCGGTCTATACTGATCTAGGCTTTTAGATCCAgtgggtgttggtggtgggaTAATAATTTTAGGTTAGGGTTTGTTGTTGACCGGAGCTTTTAGAGTGTTAGCAAGGCTTGCATTGATGTGGTCTACCCGTGTCAGTGGGTTGTCAGTAGTGGTGGTTCGCCAATGTCACTGAGCTTTCAGATATGGGTGTGCCGGTGTTTTGAGCGCTTTCTGGATATCGTCCCCGACCAGATTGCATCACGAGCGTAGTTTGGGGTTGGACTGTTGTCCCTCGAGACTTCTCTCTCGAAACTTCTCTATCACTTTCGAAGACGGGCTCCTAGTCCGGTAACCGAGTTGCAGGCCTACTTCGGCAGGGGTGCCTAGAGTAGTAGTGTTTGGTTAGCATGTACTCGTGTCTAGCTTGTGTTAGTTTTGGTTCAATCCTGTATTTTGCGATGTAATCTGTCTGCCTTCGGGCTTTTCCATTTCGTAATggattgacattttcaaaaaaaaaataaaaaaaaatgattgctCGAACATGGCAAGAACTAAGCTATTCACTCAAATAATCAGTGGTTCTCGAAAAGATAAACAAAGTAAAGaagaacatattttttttggcagaAACAAAAAGAACTTCATTTATTATAATTTAGATAAATCATACGTACAAAATATCAGAATTGGAGGAGTAAAATAACAACAAAGATGTATAGGCTAGGTAAAGAGCACACAAGGTAGAAGAAATGGACATCCTAATACGCACCTATCGTTGAAACAAAAAGGCTCCTAAACCATTCTTAGAACATGAATTAGTCGACAGCAGCCCCAAAACAAGGGGATCCGGGGATTGTGATTGTGCCCTACAGGGTGCCTTTTAGGAAGTGCCATGCAGGATTTCCGATCCCCAAAACAAGTCCTAACAATTTCGATGAGCAAAAGATGAACTTAGCCAGTGCAATTATACTCCAAAGATGTACCAGTCATCTTTATTTCACAAAAGTCTGGGAAGAAGCTTCTCTTTCATTGCCTCCCAATCCCTCCTCCATGATGAGGTGAGATGAGGCTCTCGACATACACGTGACCCCAAATCTAAATTTAATTGGAATGCCAAAAACCACCATGTCCCTCATCATTTCTTTTTTCGGATCGTACACAACCAGTGTCTCTTCATAAACTCTACCTTGTATCACCCCATTGGCTTTAAGCAAATATTCGTTTTCCCCCAACAAACACAACAATTCCACTCTAGACATTCCGGGCATATCTATTGTAGGGAAAGTTTGGTCCACGACTCTCTTACCCCGTGTTCTTCCCTCATCCAAACTACAACTTTGCCATTATGCTGCCTAACCAAACAGAGACAATCCCCGAGAACCTCCAACCTATAGTACGTGCGCACGTGATTTACGGAAGCAGGCAGCGGCACTTCTCTGAAAACCTCATCTGATAAATCGAAAGCAATAATCCTTTTGGAACAATTTCGTTTTGCATCCCAACAAAGGTAATGGAGACATCCATTTAAGAAAACCCCACCAGAGTATCCCCCAAGAAACCGACACTGGAAATCTTCAATTCTCCTCCAAGCATTAGTTTTTAGTGAATAGACATCTTCAA is a window encoding:
- the LOC131316249 gene encoding F-box/kelch-repeat protein At3g06240-like; translation: MYVVAIVYGVGYDSSTDDYKVLMLSSSYENQCGTTTVAVYSLKTNAWRRSEDFQYRSIVRNSSGVFLNGCLHFLSWNGNRSERNIIAVDLSGEIFKEMPLPTSLVRCESRHYDYYDLLVLGGSLCLVSAKGNKVCMMKEYGVRESWTEFTMCSELFVLNGVSMLAEDEFLLFHVYGEKHLVVYNPQKFKKRDIAICGIPSAKVSYGSIYVESLVSPFHVGGIGRKL
- the LOC131312455 gene encoding agamous-like MADS-box protein AGL80 yields the protein MTRTKVNIEYIAKDAERKSTFKRRKKGLMKKAEELSILCAVNACAIIFCPYDLEPDVWPSQLEVQLIITKLRNMSPLGQNRRMIDQKDFISQQLTRVNEQVAKQHREVRHKKMTNIMFECLNGKGFEYLNMSDLNDLNSLLSQNIRAIERRI
- the LOC131316250 gene encoding F-box/kelch-repeat protein At3g06240-like, translating into MSSGGTLPQDIIKDIVSRLPVKSLHRFKCTSPSWKSQISDSQFAKTNHNRTKIKNSKYAEQKIIIISGCGNLYSMDPNDVNPTSTKLEFPTMEQHDTKKWVQVLSSCEEGVIDDFAIVAVYSLKTNAWRRVEDFQSRCVEGNSGGVFLNGCLHYLCCDARHFSKRIIAFDLSDEVFREVPRLACLDGSTNHAHAYYRLEILGDCLYLNFDTYGIRLRKRKKEGFRHIPMFVVRRAVY